In Triticum urartu cultivar G1812 chromosome 6, Tu2.1, whole genome shotgun sequence, the following proteins share a genomic window:
- the LOC125516175 gene encoding uncharacterized protein LOC125516175, whose product MNPDLSRCARHPSQPPFTGFCSACLLERLSAAALPATPPAPSPSPLPPPPPRPVVAAAQEVAEEGGGRTTLLRLFQLHDQQDRPAPVGAGDQDPEPRAEPEPPPPLQRKRSLRQSCEWIVCCEHGHDPASWLPSRQSWDANDSASASTSAAAAAPSTTAPASASALVLHSSSSKASLRPWWDRTRRAANPVAGFFSRSLSSQSWRETDAAARSRAQGHAAARVNGGSHSVSSSAGGVDSEVSPADSLHAHVHSAGRRDSLLRRFYWLGRSSSVHCPSPRRSPDTGMLRFHRTPSTTRSKTQGRRRLNLFPARSHRHQQQQH is encoded by the coding sequence ATGAATCCCGACCTGTCCCGGTGCGCCAGGCACCCGTCGCAGCCGCCCTTCACCGGCTTCTGCTCCGCCTGCCTCCTCGAGcgcctctccgccgccgcgcTCCCGGCCACGCCCCCGGCCCCCTCCCcgtcccccctcccccctcctcctcctcgaccggTGGTGGCCGCGGCGCAGGAGGTGGCGGAGGAAGGCGGGGGCAGGACGACGCTGCTCCGCCTCTTCCAGCTCCACGACCAGCAGGACCGGCCCGCGCCGGTCGGAGCTGGAGACCAAGATCCCGAGCCCAGGGCCgagccggagccgccgccaccgctgcaGCGGAAGCGCTCCCTCCGCCAGTCCTGCGAGTGGATCGTCTGCTGCGAGCACGGCCACGACCCCGCCTCCTGGCTCCCCTCCCGCCAGTCCTGGGACGCCAACGACTCCGCCTCCGCCTcaacctccgccgccgccgctgcgccCAGCACCACCGCCCCTGCTTCCGCCTCCGCGCTCGTGCTCCACTCCAGCTCAAGCAAGGCCTCGCTCAGGCCGTGGTGGGACCGCACCCGCCGGGCGGCGAACCCGGTGGCGGGCTTCTTCAGCAGATCCCTGTCCTCCCAGTCGTGGCGGGAGACAGACGCCGCGGCGAGGTCCCGGGCGCAGGGCCACGCCGCGGCCCGGGTCAACGGGGGCAGCCACTCCGTGTCGTCGTCCGCGGGCGGCGTCGACTCCGAGGTGTCGCCGGCGGACTCGCTGCACGCGCATGTACATAGCGCCGGCCGCCGCGACTCCCTGCTCAGGAGGTTCTACTGGCTCGGCCGCAGCAGCAGCGTCCACTGCCCGTcgccccgccggagccccgaCACCGGAATGCTGCGCTTCCACCGCACCCCTTCCACCACCAGGAGCAAGACCCAAGGCAGGAGGCGTCTCAACCTCTTTCCTGCTCGCAGTCACAGACATCAACAGCAACAACATTAG